The Bacteroidia bacterium genome segment GGTACGATTCCCAATATCTGTTATATAAGCTGCAGGGGCTTTATCTCCCTCCAAAACTCCCGATACAGATTTTAACATTTCGGTACAGATGCGTATTACTTTTTCAGTATCTGCCTCATAATCCAGAATGAGGTCAAACTCATAACGACGAAAGCCATCAATGGTATGATTGAGGACGGGATTTTTGACAATATTTGCATTAGGAATATATACATCTCTTCCATCGAAAGTCTTGATAAGAGAATTACGCAGATTCAGTTCCTGCACTTTCCCTGTGTATCCATTGATTTCTACAACATCCCCTAATTGAAAGGGACGATTAAATGCCATCATGATGCCGGCCAGGAAGTTTTCGCCTATATCTTTAAAGGCAAATCCGATCAATAAAGCACTGACACTTGCACCTGTGAGCAAGCCCGCAGCGACATCTCCCCATCCCATGATTTTGAGGCAGATCATGAACGCAATGGCCAGTATAAATATCTTTACAGATCGGCTTAGAAACTGAGCCAGCAAAGGATCATCCATACTGGTAGCCAATTGCTTCCCCAGGTTTTTGGATATATAATTTGACAGCAGATAAAAAAGACTAAAACACAGAATGGCGACTAACAATAAGGGTAGGGCTACTGCTAATTGAGAGAAAAAGGAGGTGATTGTAGTATAAAATTCGTTTAAAAACGGGAACATAAGTTGGCTTATAGGTGAAAAAATAATGTTCTGGTTACGTGCTATTTCTAGCTACTATTTCTTCTGAGAAAAGCTCGCATCATCCAGGATTCTTTTTCGACTTCATGTAAGATCGAAACCAACATATCAGCGCTAGCTTCGTCTCCATGTTGATTGGAAAATGAGACCAAAAATCTCAGGCTTTGAATGAGAATTTCCTGGTCGCTAAGTACCTTTTCAAGCATCTCCCTGCTAGTTAACTCCCCAGAGACTTCATCGAGTACAGAAATGGTCAGGTATTCTGAAAGCTGGGTTATGGGCTTGCCCTGGAGGGCCATTACTCTTTCGGCAGTGTCGTCAATATTTTTACTGACTTTTTCGTACATATTTTCGAACTGCTTATGCAATTCGAAAAAATTTGGCCCTTGAACCTTCCAGTGAAACGTTCTTAGATTTTGGTAATAAATGTGTAGGCTGGCAAGTAGGATGTTGAGTTTTCATTGGCTATCTGAAATGTATTTATTACTAAGTGTTTGGTAATTCATGTATTTAATTTTTCGGTTGAAAATGAGTGGAAACCCTGGGCCTAGAATACAAGGCAGGGTATAGGCGATTCCTGGATAAGTTTGTGGTTATGGTAACTGTCAAATAGGCGGTCAAATAAGTTGCGATCCTTTTTTTCAAAGACCAACCAATCGGCTTCAGTAGCCTCAATCAGGATTTGAACTTCTTCTAGGTTTTGCTCTCCGTAGATTTTGTGGAATGAGAGGTTTACATCTGGAAATTCTTGGTGGATGTTTTCTCGCAGCAGGAGGAAGTTCCCCTCCGATTGCCCCATAGCTTCTTCTGAAATCATTACGACTTCCAGGCGAGCTTCCAGTCGTTTACTCAAGGTGTACATGGTCTTGAGTGGTTTTCGATTAAGGTCTTCTGCATCCATAATGAAGAGGAGCTTGTCTACCCCTTTCCAGCTAGTTGAAGGTGGGAGAATAAGAACCGGGAGATCCGTCGCACCGGCTAATCGGGTATCAAAGGTCCCGAGTATCTCTTGAAGTTTATGTTTGGGATTGCTTCCTTCCAGCACAAGCAAAAAGGCATCTTCTTCCTGAATTGTGAGAAGAACCTGATTCAGATTCGCTTCTCTTCCCAATTCGTATTGCAACTTGCTCCAAAGTCTGCTGGATTCGCGGGACAGTTGGTTATCGAGGGGAATGGGACTGACTTTTTCGGCAAAGATGTCCATAGATCGGGCTCCAAAAGGAGAAAGCCCGGAGGGAAGCAGGTTCGTGAGCGCTTGTTGTTGCTCTTCTTTAAAAGCCAACAAGCTGGCGGAGAATCGCATCCGGGCCGCCAATTTAAGTCCGTAATCTAAAATGGGATTGGACTTGCTTGCTTTGTCGAGCAGGATAAATATTTTTTCTTTTCTAAGTATAGTTTGAGACTTCATGCGTAATTGAATTAGGTATAAGGAATGGGCTCCTCTTGCTAAAGCGAGAGGAAAGAAACATATAGCTTTGGATGCTGTTAGGTAGAAGTCAGGAAAATGTGATCTCCCGGATTGAGGAGTTGCCCTTTTCTTTTCAGGTCACCCGCTGAACGAACCAGCAAATCGAGGTTTTTCGAATGGCTCAAGGATTCTTTGAATGGCTTGAACTTCAGCTCCAGGACTCGGATTAGATCATAAAGTTTGCCTTTGCTCAAAACCTCCTTGTACAGACTGAGCGTTTTGTCATAATTGTGAAAAAACAGATTTGTCTTCCGATAAAAGGGAATCTTTCTGTTTGTGGGAAGTTCCTCTACGAATAATTCAGCTACCTCTTTATTATAAATAGGGTAGTTTTCGTGCAAAGTGTGCAAAAACTGGGTAAGCAGGGAGAAGTGCTTTCCTCTAAAAGCTTTCGGTTTTATGCCGAATAACTTGCGGGATGTTTGCCGGATGTTGACTGTAGCATGTGCTTTCTCTTTTTCCAGCAATTGAAAAAAGCGCTTCATCAGCTTTACATGGTAGCTTTTCCCTCTTAGTTTGTACAGATAGGCAAAATCTGCTTGAAAGTCTTCATTCTCTGCTAGATTGGTCTTGTGAAGATTTTGTTTAATGAGGTGGTATAAATGAATTTCTTCTGGATCTATATTGTTAATGATATCTCCTCCATTTCTCAGAAGGAGTGTTTGAAACTCTTGAGTTGATAGCATAAAAAACTGAATATTAGGTCACCGTTTTTGAGGGGATCAAAAACTGATTAGGATGAACGAAAAATAAATGGGAATGATGCTAAGAACCCATCAGGGGAAAAGATAGGGATTCCAGAGAGTTTTTGCAGGAAAGAAAATAGAAATACTAGCGTGTTCTGACTTTAACATACATTTACATATACGGGGAGAATTTAAAATAGTTTAGATATTTCTACGAGTCGTAATGTTTTTTGTGCAAATGAAATAAGTTGTATAAAGTTTAGACTTTAGGTTATTTGTTTTAATATTGGGGATATATTCATAATTATCAGACATAGATGAAGCTCTTACTTTCCAGCCTAAAGATATGCATTCCTTTTGCATTACTGCTTATAATAATAGGCTGTGAAGGAAAGAACCCTAACCTTAATAAGGTCGGAGAAGATGTGCTCAAAGCGCAGGAGATTTTTGTAGAAGATTTGGAACTCAAATTTAAAGATACGGTCTATGTTCCTATTTATTCAGACATTTATAGTGAAACCAAAGATGTCCGATTTAAACTAACAGCAACTTTGAGTCTTAGAAATACGAGCTTATCAGACAGCATCTACATAGAAGACATTGATTATTACGACTCAGCGGGCAATAAAGGGCTCTGTTGCAAACATTATAAATGATCACAAGATTGTCAGGCTACTCTCAATTTATTAAAAATAATCAAACTGTCTGTCTATGAGACGGATTTCACCCATGAGTTTGCTTTTCGCTCCATACATAAACAGATCAAACTGACCCTTTTTGAACATTCGCATGGTCTCAAATCCTTTGATTGTAGCATAAGCAGTCTTCATGGATTTGAATCCCAACGTTGGTTTAATCAGTCGCTTGAGTTTTCCATGATCAGCCTCAACAATATTATTCAAGTACTTGGCTTTTCGATGTTCTGTAGATGCTGACAAGCGATGCTCTTCCTTTAGCATTTTAATGGCTTTGCCATAGGTAGAATTCTGATCTGTGTTGATCACGTAGGGCTGCTCCCACTCCTTTAACCCCTTGATTGCTTTCTGTAGGAAACGTTTTGCTGCTTTTGTATTCCGGGTATGAGACAAATAAAAATCAATGGTCCTTCCGTATTTGTCAACAGCTCTATATAAATATTTCCAGACTCCTTTTACTTTGATATAGGTTTCATCTACTCGCCACGATCCACTGAAGGAGAACTTTTTGTACCAACGCATTTGCTTTTCCAGTTCAGGAGCATATCGCTGTACCCACCTGTAAATGGTGGTATGGTCAACCCTAACTCTACGCTCTTCCATCATTTCTTCAAGATCCCGATAGCTGATCCCGTATTTGCAGTACCAACGGACACATTGTAAAATAATTTCTCTCTGAAAATGACGGTATTTGAAGGCACTCATGAGCTCGGATTAGTGATTGTGAGTTGACATTAAATATACGAAGCATAATCTTTGCAACAGGGTCCTTTAGCGCATGTAGTCTCTATAATTGGGGCACATTTTTTCCAGGTCTTCTTTTCTTCCATCAGATAAGTAGGTACAACCATAACAGTAGTACCAGTCCCTAGAAACCAGCTTTAAATGCCGCGAACTCTTTTTTTTCAGAACTGGTACTACTTAGTAAGCTACGGTCATTATTACTTCATTTGATCAATGACATTTTTTGCCTGATTAAATGATAATTGAATGCTTTCTAGGTTCTTCAAAAACAAAGTATTCTTCCCATACCTCTTCAGTTTCAGATACCAGCTTAATTTTCCTTTACTTACAAAGTATCCCACCTGGAATCCGTCATCAGTTACAAACTTGTTTTCGATGTACTTAGTGCTAGTAGCATCTTTAGCAGATTCTTCGACCAAAGCTTCCATTGCTTTAATTACCTCAAGTAAGTCCTCGTAAGCAATTGAGGCAATGTGCGTGCTATACTTATCAGCCTTGCTGATTTGGTAAAAATACATCGTTTGGCCCCCTCTTTTGATCTCTCTGACTTTTGTATCTGCTACTCCATAAAGAAGAGATAGCTTTGAAAGTTCAGTATCAGTGAATTTCATAATTTCACCTGTCCCTGATGCAAAGGCTTCCATTTTGGATTGAGTTTCTGGATCTGGTGGAGCTGTTTTCTGGTCCTGAGAAAATGATACAAGGCAAGAGATTAGAATAATGATTAATGAAAATGTTTGTTTCATTTTTGTTATTGGTTGTTTTAACTATGTGTTTTTACTTAATGGTGGTGATCGATATCAGTAAGTTTGGTTTTTTGATGATTTACTCTAAACCTTAATTACAATATCATATTTTATCGGCTTCTTAGTCTCACAAAACTGCCACCCCGAAAAATTAATAACTCCCTTTCCAAAACTTACCGATAAATAACCTTCAAAAGGAAATGAGTCAACCATACTGCGTTTATTTTTAATCATTTCCCTTTTCTCTTTACTGGTAATTTCCTCTCCAGCTAGGTTAAATATTTTATAGTGATCAGTTATACTTTGCTGGTATTCCTGCCATCTTTTTTCTATTTCTTTGTTTTCAATTTGCTGAATCATATCAATTGCATAAAGCGCGGAAATAGTTTCTTTCACTAATTTTATAATATCCATAGTTCGTGCGTTTTATTCAATTCCAAAGGAAATCCTTGAGTCTGTCTTTGTTGTTATTATCACAAAATACATGCGCAAACTATAAGTACTGAAAATAATTCATTCTGAGTTATCTTAATCGTTTCATGTTGTTTATTAATTACTTATAGTTTCTGCAAATATTTACTACCGGTAGATACTCTGGCATATTCATCATTCCAATATGATAATATTTATAACTTATTCCGAGCTGTTTATATATAAGTGATTCATTCGCTTAAATAAAATAAGTGTCCAAACCTTCCAACCATTGAGACAAAACTGCGTCACGTGACAGTATGAGCAGAATAGAAAAATTAGAACGCCATCAATCCAGCTTAACTGCAGCCATAACAAACTAAAGAGTGAAAGTATTAAACCCTTGACTGAAGTAGGCATAGTAAGTTTCGATAAGCTATTACTGCGAAAAAATACCTAAGCTGAGCCCTTTTTGTATAACGTAAAATTTAAGACCCCAGATGCTAACATATTTTGGGCTGTCTTGTTTCCAAATATCTGGAGAGTTGGGGATAAATTGTTAGGTGAATCTTATCTAAGCATGGAGACTCTACAAAGTAAACAAAAAGTTTGTGTCGGGCTGTTATCGCGAATGAATCTATATTAATCTAAGACGCTGTGACCTGATTCAGTATACTTGAGAGTGCTTTGTTTTCCTCCAAAGATCCCAGGACTTTTACTTTTTCAATCTTTATTTTCCCCTATTTAATGGTTTAACTTTTCTTTTTGAAAGCTAGGGAGAATCAAATCTGGAAAATTAAATCCTATAAATAGGACGAATCTTAATTCAATAATTAGGATTTGGTGGTAGCCTCAACTTTTTAGGCTAAGCACTTCATAGTAGAAGGATTCGGGACATACATCGATGTCAGGTGTTTCGATCTTTGTGTTAACATAATTAGGGTTCTATTCAACATTATAAAATTTCCAACTTAAGATATTTTGGGGGGGTTGTTGAATTAAAATTCTCTGAGTTTAATTAAAGGGGAGATTTTGAATATTGATCATATTTCATAACAGGATAGAGATAAGAACCGTATTATTTCATAAATTGAAGATATGAGGACTTTATCAATAAACATACCCGAAGAAGTGAATGAAAAAGAAGTTCGGATGACTATAGCATCAGCTTTGTTTGATAAGGGAATCCTTTCTTCCGGACAAGCCGCAAAATTTGTGGGGATATCAAAACGAGAATTTCTTGAAACCGTTGGGAGATATGGTGTTTCCAT includes the following:
- a CDS encoding DUF3124 domain-containing protein, which translates into the protein MKLLLSSLKICIPFALLLIIIGCEGKNPNLNKVGEDVLKAQEIFVEDLELKFKDTVYVPIYSDIYSETKDVRFKLTATLSLRNTSLSDSIYIEDIDYYDSAGNKGLCCKHYK
- a CDS encoding mechanosensitive ion channel family protein, giving the protein MFPFLNEFYTTITSFFSQLAVALPLLLVAILCFSLFYLLSNYISKNLGKQLATSMDDPLLAQFLSRSVKIFILAIAFMICLKIMGWGDVAAGLLTGASVSALLIGFAFKDIGENFLAGIMMAFNRPFQLGDVVEINGYTGKVQELNLRNSLIKTFDGRDVYIPNANIVKNPVLNHTIDGFRRYEFDLILDYEADTEKVIRICTEMLKSVSGVLEGDKAPAAYITDIGNRTLKITAYFWINTFDKRINALAIKSEAIGKILKLLGKHGIYLPGEIIELKNYPNQSLRMQTKKPYGS
- a CDS encoding UPF0175 family protein — protein: MRTLSINIPEEVNEKEVRMTIASALFDKGILSSGQAAKFVGISKREFLETVGRYGVSIFGETVEDLKIPFD
- a CDS encoding IS6 family transposase — its product is MSAFKYRHFQREIILQCVRWYCKYGISYRDLEEMMEERRVRVDHTTIYRWVQRYAPELEKQMRWYKKFSFSGSWRVDETYIKVKGVWKYLYRAVDKYGRTIDFYLSHTRNTKAAKRFLQKAIKGLKEWEQPYVINTDQNSTYGKAIKMLKEEHRLSASTEHRKAKYLNNIVEADHGKLKRLIKPTLGFKSMKTAYATIKGFETMRMFKKGQFDLFMYGAKSKLMGEIRLIDRQFDYF
- a CDS encoding DNA starvation/stationary phase protection protein, with translation MLLASLHIYYQNLRTFHWKVQGPNFFELHKQFENMYEKVSKNIDDTAERVMALQGKPITQLSEYLTISVLDEVSGELTSREMLEKVLSDQEILIQSLRFLVSFSNQHGDEASADMLVSILHEVEKESWMMRAFLRRNSS